TAATTTTTTTCATGATTTTTGGTTTTAAATGAATAAAATCCAAGTGAGTCATCTCTTGTAAACAACTCACTTGGATTCTAGAAGAATTAATTTATTTTAGAAATTCGCACTACACTCGTGTTAACCCCATCACTAAAAGAGAGGATGTAAAGACCATTTTTATAATCTGAAAGATCAACATCTGTTTTGTTACTTGTAACATCCAATTGTTGCATTAATTGCCCAACCGAATTGTACAATACAAGTTTGTAGTTTGTATTGGTAGCATCAAAATTATCAATTGCGATAGTGGTTAAACCATTTGTTGGGTTAGGGAAAACGCGAATTGATTTGGAAATACTATTTAAAGCTACTTCGATACTCTCCGTCTCTTCATCCATATCAGAAGTTTTAAACTCAGCTGTAGATTCATTCACACGCATTATGTAGGCATTGGGCGCACCACTAATAACTAATGGACCACTAGCTGGAGAACCGGAAAAATAATCCAACGTCTTATTAAATTGACCTGTCACAAATGAGCAACCTTTTCGATTTGTTTCAATTGCAACTCCTGTATGGTTATCGGGCGAAGATATTGTACCAGCTTCTGTTACATTCATAACAGTTGCCACACCACTTTCATTATAACCGATTACCGAAACATGTCTTTTTTGGTCAGTAATCGTTCCAAATCCTCCAACAAAATTAAAATATGGAAAACCCGTTGAGCTAATGGAAGCATACGCAAATTCACCTAAAAAGTATGCTCTTTTATTATGCACTGCTACATCTCTTCCAAAAGAAGAACCGTTAGATGAATTTAAAAAAGTAGTACGCGACCAAGCTGTAACCACACCACTAAGATTGGCCGACATCATGTATTGTTTGTTTTGTCCAACACCCGTTAACATCCCTGCTCCAAAAGCACCCAAACCAAAAGGATTATTAATAGTTCCAGTATAGGTTCCAGTAAAATAAGGTCTTCCAGTTGTTTGATCTACAGAAACACCTTCACCTGTCATAAAATTTCCAGATGTAGCCCCACCTGCATTGAAAAATTGCATAACTGGTGTTGTTAAATCGCGATACACAGCAAGATAAGCGTCAGAAACTGAACTCGTAGTATTAACAGCAGGAGCAGTTGTACCGTTATTAAGTACACAAGTTTTTTTGAAATCTCCAATGATAAAAATTCTGTTCACCGGTTCATAATAATCCAAATCTTTTACTCTACTAAATGTTACTGGAGTAGTAGAATTATCTGTTAAGGTCCAAACGAGAGGACCTAAATTATTGGATGATCCTAACGTGGTTACTGGAACATAACGCTGAACAAATGATTTTGTATCTGCTGAAGGTATAGAAGCAAGCCATGATCCACCTGCAAAAATATTTCCATTATTTTCGTTAACCGTCAAAGCATTTAATCGTGTTTCAGCTCCTAAGTCAATTGCCTGTGCAAAATACAAACAACCTGAATTTGCATTGTATTGAGCAACATAACCTCTTACTTCAGGTGAATTTAGGGGTTGACTATAACCACTTGCGCATAGTGCACCAGCACTTTGTGAACTATTAAAAGTAGTGTTTCCATTAAAAGTTCCGCCTACATATACCATTTGATTATTCTTATCATAGGTTATTGCCGTTCCTTCACAATTTTCGGCATTCGTAGTATTTGCAACCCAAATTAAATTTCCACAACCATCATACTTTGCTAAAAATGTATTTGGATTATTTACTGGCATAAGGGAATTAATCTGAATATCGGGAGTACCATTAAGGTAAGTCGATTGTCGAAAAGTACCTGCAACATAAACATTTCCATTATCATCAGTGGTTACAGCATTTATGCTTTCACCAATACCGAGTGCTGTTGAATTTTCAGTGTATTGATGCCATGTACTTCCATCGGTTACTATTGTTGATGCTGTACCAACACAATGTGTTACTGAATTTGTAACGGTTACAGAATAGGTTCCAACAGAAGAAACTGTTATTGAAGATGTAGTTTGACCGGTAGACCACAAATAAGTATAAGGATCGGGAGAAATTGGAACCGTTGCATTCAACGTAGTTGTTGTTCCTGTACAAATAAGCGTATTTCCTGTTATAACTACTGCTGGAAGTGGGCTGAATGTTACGTTTACACAATCAGTTTTTGAACATCCAAGTGGATCAGTAACAGTAACACAATAGGTTCCCGAGGAAGTTGCATAAATTGTGGCGGTAGTGGCAGAAATCGGACTTCCGTTTTTTGTCCAAGAGTATGAATAACCTGCCCCTAAACTCGTTCCTAGTATTGGAATAATACCTGTACCGCATATAACTTTATCTTCACCTAATGAAATATTAAAATCCTCACCAACACAAACCAAAGCATAATCAGCATCCCAGGGCGTAAAACAATTACCAACCGCATGCTGAATTAAGTAGCAATGGCCAGGAGTAATAAATGAAACATGATCACTGAAATTGAAAACACCTGCAGGACCAGTATACCATGAACTCCATGTTGTTGCAGGATTTCCTAATGGTGCTCCCCCAGATGTTGCCTCAGTAATGTACCAAAAATGACTATCGTCACCCACAGAATTTGTTCCATCAACGATAAGGTCATCTCCATTACAAAGAAGATTGGGAGCAACGACATCTGCATTGGCATCTTCCCTTATAATATAAACATCATCAATGTAAAGATCAATTTTATTGTTACTTGGATTATAAGGGGCGATAACTTTTCTAATTTCAATCCTGTCATACCCTGCCAACTCATCAGCTGCTGTTAGGTTCAATGAAATTTCATAATTTGTCCAATTAGGTGAAGTAAGATACGCTGTTGTAAATAATATCTTTTGTGGGGTTTCAGAGCAATCTGCTTTACGTAAAACCATTTCTACTTGAATGGTCGGATTAAGACCAACTGCGGCAGCAACCCAATACCCAAATTTATACTTACAAGCTTTAAGAGGTTCTGTAATTGTTCCAATTAACGATTGGTTATAATACTTACTATCGACTGGAGGCGTGGGAGTCTCTAAAAAAACACCATTTCCTCTAAAATTACCAAAACGAGTCCCAGAATGAGCAGAAGTAGGTTCACCTGCAAAACCCGCAACCCACCCGCCTACACCAGTTTGAAAAAGTGAAGCTGTTGTAGAAGAAGTATTCAAACTAAATGACCATCCGCAACCATCATTCCAACCAGTTGCGTTAGCTATTTGATTAAAGTTTGTTGGCGCAGAGCCTAGTTCAAAATCAGGGTTTTGAACAATGTTTATTTGTGCTGAAACATGGCAATAGGTCATGCTGGCCAAAATAGAAATAGCAATAATGGTTTTCTTCATGATTTTTTAGATTTAAAAGTTTGAAGCAAAATTACGTTGACCCACAAGAAAAATTGCTTGACAATAAAGGGTTTGGGACGAATCCCCCACATAATAGTGACAAAAATTGATTCTTAATTTGAACTTTTAAATCAAAAGGGATGAACTTACCATAATTTGGTGCTGGAAATTTTAGCATACTTTTCGAGTACCTCGAATAATTACAAAAATCCCTTCCATTTAATCCGAGGGAGAACCAGAAATACTCAAAATGATAAAAAAACATTCCAGATAAGGATTGCCCAAATCATTTCATTTCTGAAAAATTTCTTCTAAAAACTTGACAATTAAATAAATCTGTCTAAATTTGTAACCGATTGGTTACATATTAAGAATCAGAAAATGAGAAGAGACGTATTTCAGGCCATAGCAGACCCAACACGCAGAGAGATTATTGGCATGGTTGCGCACCAATCCTTAAACCTAAATGCCGTTGCCGACCAATTTAAGATTAGTCGACCCGCCATTTCAAAACATATCAAAATTTTAACCGAATGCGGGTTAATTATTATTAAGAAAAAAGGAAGAGAACGCTATTGCGAAGCAAAATTTGAAAAACTAAATGAAGTTTCAAATTGGGTGGAACAGTATAAAAAGTTCTGGGAAGAAAAACTGGATGCCTTGGAGGTATACTTGAAAGAACTTCAGGAGGAAAAAGGGAAAATGGAATCCCAATTGCCATCGGGAGTAAAAAGTAAAAAGAAAACAATTAAAAAACATAAAAGATGACAACAAAACAAAAAATCACAGTCGAAGTAACTGTAAACCAACCTATAGAAAAGGTGTGGAAAATCTGGACAACACCCACAGATATCATGCAATGGAATACTGCATCAGACGAATGGCATACTCCAAAAGCAGAAAACGATTTACGCGTTGGCGGAAAGTTTCTTTCTCGGATGGAAGCAAAAGATGGTAGCTTCGGATTTGACTTTACAGGAACGTATACTTCGGTAAAAACAAATGAAGAAATTGGGTATCTGATGGATGATGGAAGAACGTGTGTGACAAACTTTTCCAAAGAGGGTAATACTACAAAGATTGTCACTGTCTTTGAAGCAGAAACAGAAAACTCAATAGAATTACAACAAGGCGGATGGCAGGCAATAGCAAACAATTTTAAAAAATACGCAGAAGCAAATGGATAAGTCGAAACAAAAACTATCAATAACAAAAACACTAAATGCACCAAAAGCAATGGTGTTTGAAGCTTTTTCAAATCCGGAAGCACTTGCAAAATGGTGGGGTCCTGTTGAAGCACCCATTGATGTAATGCAACTCGATTTCAAAGTGGGTGGAATTTTTCATTACAAAATGAAAGGTCACCAAGTCAATTACGGTATTATGAAATACAAAGAAATTGACAAACCCAACAGCATTACTTGGATCAATTCATTCGCCAATGAAAAAGGTGAAATCATCAAACCGCCATTTGAAGGAATGGATGTACCTAAAGAAATTTTATGTAAAATTTCGTTGACAGAAAATAATGGCATCACGACTCTACTTATGCAAAGTGAACCTTACAATGCTTCCGAATCAGAAATCAACACGTTTGTTGCAATTTACGAAGGCATGGAACAAGGATTTGGTGGAACATTCAGTCAATTAGAAAATTATTTGAAAACAAGAATTGGATTAATGAAAGAGAACAAGACTACAAAAAAAGCAAGGAGCAGTAGTTATTTGAATTTTAACGGTAATACCGAAGAAGCGTTCAATTTTTACAAAAGTGTTTTCAAAACTGAATTTTCAGGAAAAGGAATGCAGCGTTTTGAGGATGTTGCAGGAAATGAGGGAGCTCCTCCGATGGACGATTCACTTAAAAAATTGATTATACATGTAGAACTTCCAATTACTGGAGGGCACACCATCATGGCAACCGATGCACCTGAAAGCATGGGATTCAAATTGGTAACTGGAAACAATATGCATATCAACGTAGAACCGGAATCGAGAGAAGAAACGTATCGACTCTTCAATGAACTTTCTGCAGGGGGTAAAATAGATATGGAAATGCAGGATATGTTTTTCGGAGCATTGTTCGGCAGCTGTACCGATAAATATGGAATTAACTGGATGTTTACGTATAGTGACTAAGTGACTATGTGACTAGGTAATCTTAAATATTAATCAAACATTAAAAAATATTTTATGAAAAAGATAAAAATCGCTTATTGGATTGTAACAGTATTGTTTGCCGGATTTATGCTTTTTAGCGCTATTCCGGACATTCTGTTAACTCCTGATGTAATCAAGTTTATTGTAGACTTGGGTTACCCTTTGTATTTTATCCAGTTTATAGGAATTGCAAAAGCACTCGGAGCAATTGCGATTGTTATTCCGGGATTTCCAAAAATTAAAGAATGGGCGTATGCAGGACTGGTATTTGATTTAATTGCTGCCATGTATTCCATTGCTGCAACAAGTGGCGTAGCTGCTTCAATGCCGATTCTTCTGTTTCTCGCATTTGCATTCGCATCCTATTTCTTATATCACAAAAACTTAAAAATCGCATAACAATAATCTATTCAAAAAAAAGTCTGACGTAAAAACGTCAGACTTTTTTTAACTTAGGCTGTTACTTCTTCTTTGCTAAAATCGTAGTTGGAATAATCCGTTATCACGTTGTAAAGTGTATCGCGTTCAATGGGTGTGCGACCAACTTGTTTGATCAATTCAACCAGTTGTTGTGTTGTTAAAGCCGGAGATTGTTCTTCCGAACCGGCCATGGTATAAATTTTTGTGGTATCATCAATTGTTC
This sequence is a window from Bacteroidota bacterium. Protein-coding genes within it:
- a CDS encoding SRPBCC domain-containing protein — encoded protein: MDKSKQKLSITKTLNAPKAMVFEAFSNPEALAKWWGPVEAPIDVMQLDFKVGGIFHYKMKGHQVNYGIMKYKEIDKPNSITWINSFANEKGEIIKPPFEGMDVPKEILCKISLTENNGITTLLMQSEPYNASESEINTFVAIYEGMEQGFGGTFSQLENYLKTRIGLMKENKTTKKARSSSYLNFNGNTEEAFNFYKSVFKTEFSGKGMQRFEDVAGNEGAPPMDDSLKKLIIHVELPITGGHTIMATDAPESMGFKLVTGNNMHINVEPESREETYRLFNELSAGGKIDMEMQDMFFGALFGSCTDKYGINWMFTYSD
- a CDS encoding T9SS type A sorting domain-containing protein, which codes for MKKTIIAISILASMTYCHVSAQINIVQNPDFELGSAPTNFNQIANATGWNDGCGWSFSLNTSSTTASLFQTGVGGWVAGFAGEPTSAHSGTRFGNFRGNGVFLETPTPPVDSKYYNQSLIGTITEPLKACKYKFGYWVAAAVGLNPTIQVEMVLRKADCSETPQKILFTTAYLTSPNWTNYEISLNLTAADELAGYDRIEIRKVIAPYNPSNNKIDLYIDDVYIIREDANADVVAPNLLCNGDDLIVDGTNSVGDDSHFWYITEATSGGAPLGNPATTWSSWYTGPAGVFNFSDHVSFITPGHCYLIQHAVGNCFTPWDADYALVCVGEDFNISLGEDKVICGTGIIPILGTSLGAGYSYSWTKNGSPISATTATIYATSSGTYCVTVTDPLGCSKTDCVNVTFSPLPAVVITGNTLICTGTTTTLNATVPISPDPYTYLWSTGQTTSSITVSSVGTYSVTVTNSVTHCVGTASTIVTDGSTWHQYTENSTALGIGESINAVTTDDNGNVYVAGTFRQSTYLNGTPDIQINSLMPVNNPNTFLAKYDGCGNLIWVANTTNAENCEGTAITYDKNNQMVYVGGTFNGNTTFNSSQSAGALCASGYSQPLNSPEVRGYVAQYNANSGCLYFAQAIDLGAETRLNALTVNENNGNIFAGGSWLASIPSADTKSFVQRYVPVTTLGSSNNLGPLVWTLTDNSTTPVTFSRVKDLDYYEPVNRIFIIGDFKKTCVLNNGTTAPAVNTTSSVSDAYLAVYRDLTTPVMQFFNAGGATSGNFMTGEGVSVDQTTGRPYFTGTYTGTINNPFGLGAFGAGMLTGVGQNKQYMMSANLSGVVTAWSRTTFLNSSNGSSFGRDVAVHNKRAYFLGEFAYASISSTGFPYFNFVGGFGTITDQKRHVSVIGYNESGVATVMNVTEAGTISSPDNHTGVAIETNRKGCSFVTGQFNKTLDYFSGSPASGPLVISGAPNAYIMRVNESTAEFKTSDMDEETESIEVALNSISKSIRVFPNPTNGLTTIAIDNFDATNTNYKLVLYNSVGQLMQQLDVTSNKTDVDLSDYKNGLYILSFSDGVNTSVVRISKIN
- a CDS encoding SRPBCC family protein, giving the protein MTTKQKITVEVTVNQPIEKVWKIWTTPTDIMQWNTASDEWHTPKAENDLRVGGKFLSRMEAKDGSFGFDFTGTYTSVKTNEEIGYLMDDGRTCVTNFSKEGNTTKIVTVFEAETENSIELQQGGWQAIANNFKKYAEANG
- a CDS encoding DoxX family protein codes for the protein MKKIKIAYWIVTVLFAGFMLFSAIPDILLTPDVIKFIVDLGYPLYFIQFIGIAKALGAIAIVIPGFPKIKEWAYAGLVFDLIAAMYSIAATSGVAASMPILLFLAFAFASYFLYHKNLKIA
- a CDS encoding winged helix-turn-helix transcriptional regulator; this encodes MRRDVFQAIADPTRREIIGMVAHQSLNLNAVADQFKISRPAISKHIKILTECGLIIIKKKGRERYCEAKFEKLNEVSNWVEQYKKFWEEKLDALEVYLKELQEEKGKMESQLPSGVKSKKKTIKKHKR